A genomic segment from Glycine soja cultivar W05 chromosome 20, ASM419377v2, whole genome shotgun sequence encodes:
- the LOC114402809 gene encoding putative disease resistance RPP13-like protein 1 isoform X2, with product MALAMVGEALISASVEILTKRIASREFRDFFSSRKLNISVLDELMKLLALNAVLNDAEEKQITDLAVKEWLEELKDAVLDAEDLLDEINTDALRCEVEDETKTSTTKRG from the exons ATGGCCTTAGCTATGGTAGGAGAGGCACTTATTTCTGCTTCTGTTGAGATCTTAACAAAAAGGATAGCTTCAAGAGAGTTTCGAGATTTCTTCTCCAGCAGAAAGTTGAATATTTCTGTGTTGGATGAGTTGATGAAGTTGTTGGCACTTAATGCTGTGCTAAATGATGCTGAGGAGAAACAAATCACTGATCTTGCAGTGAAGGAATGGCTTGAAGAATTGAAAGATGCTGTCTTGGATGCAGAAGATTTGTTGGATGAAATCAACACAGATGCTTTGAGATGCGAGGTGGAGGATGAAACTAAAACATCTACTACAAAG AGAGGATGA
- the LOC114402809 gene encoding putative disease resistance RPP13-like protein 1 isoform X1, whose amino-acid sequence MALAMVGEALISASVEILTKRIASREFRDFFSSRKLNISVLDELMKLLALNAVLNDAEEKQITDLAVKEWLEELKDAVLDAEDLLDEINTDALRCEVEDETKTSTTKVRSMFSSSFKNFYKRMNSKLEAISGRLEHFVRQKDILGLQSVTRSLL is encoded by the coding sequence ATGGCCTTAGCTATGGTAGGAGAGGCACTTATTTCTGCTTCTGTTGAGATCTTAACAAAAAGGATAGCTTCAAGAGAGTTTCGAGATTTCTTCTCCAGCAGAAAGTTGAATATTTCTGTGTTGGATGAGTTGATGAAGTTGTTGGCACTTAATGCTGTGCTAAATGATGCTGAGGAGAAACAAATCACTGATCTTGCAGTGAAGGAATGGCTTGAAGAATTGAAAGATGCTGTCTTGGATGCAGAAGATTTGTTGGATGAAATCAACACAGATGCTTTGAGATGCGAGGTGGAGGATGAAACTAAAACATCTACTACAAAGGTCAGATCAATGTTTTCTTCTAGCTTTAAAAATTTCTATAAGAGGATGAATTCCAAGCTTGAAGCAATATCTGGAAGGCTAGAACATTTTGTTAGACAAAAAGATATTCTTGGCTTGCAAAGTGTTACTAGGAGTCTATTATAG
- the LOC114401843 gene encoding putative disease resistance RPP13-like protein 1 produces MLLSDDDAMSNDIAVITVLGMGGLGKTTLVQSLYNDSEVQKHFDLTAWAWVSDDFNILKVTKKIVESLTSKDCHILKVIVTSRQQKVAQVTHTCPTYELQHLSDENCWQILARHAFGHEGYDKYPSLEKMGRKIARKCNGLPLAAKTLGGLLRSNVDAAEWNRTLNSNLWAHDDVLPALRISYFHLPAHLKRCSAYCSIFPKQSLLDRKELILL; encoded by the coding sequence ATGCTTCTATCTGATGATGATGCCATGTCTAATGATATAGCAGTGATCACAGTATTGGGCATGGGAGGTCTAGGAAAAACAACCCTTGTTCAATCCCTTTACAATGATAGTGAAGTGCAGAAACATTTTGATTTGACAGCTTGGGCATGGGTGTCGGATGATTTTAATATTCTGAAGGTCACAAAGAAAATTGTTGAGTCTCTCACATCAAAAGATTGTCATATTCTGAAGGTCATTGTGACTAGCCGACAACAAAAGGTTGCACAGGTCACACATACATGTCCTACTTACGAGCTTCAACATCTTAGTGATGAAAACTGTTGGCAAATACTAGCCAGACATGCATTTGGGCATGAAGGTTATGATAAATATCCAAGTCTAGAAAAAATGGGTAGGAAAATTGCAAGAAAATGCAATGGCCTACCATTAGCTGCTAAAACATTGGGAGGTCTTTTGCGATCAAATGTTGATGCTGCGGAATGGAATAGAACTCTGAACAGCAACTTGTGGGCACATGATGATGTTTTACCAGCTTTGCGCATAAGTTATTTTCATCTTCCAGCACATTTGAAAAGATGTTCTGCTTATTGCTCTATTTTTCCAAAACAATCTTTGTTGGATAGGAAGGAATTGATTTTGTTATGA